Proteins from one Drosophila gunungcola strain Sukarami chromosome 3R, Dgunungcola_SK_2, whole genome shotgun sequence genomic window:
- the LOC128262422 gene encoding G-protein-signaling modulator 2: MSSLSASAENVSSLGLGTGGANSHDGNSQQGSGSDGGSSMCLELALEGERLCKAGDCRAGVAFFQAAIQAGTEDLRTLSAIYSQLGNAYFYLGDYNKAMQYHKHDLTLAKSMNDRLGEAKSSGNLGNTLKVMGRFDEAAICCERHLTLARQLGDRLSEGRALYNLGNVYHAKGKHLGQRNPGKFGDDVKEALTRAVEFYQENLKLMRDLGDRGAQGRACGNLGNTYYLLGDFQAAIEHHQERLRIAREFGDRAAERRANSNLGNSHIFLGQFEDAAEHYKRTLTLAVELGEREVEAQSCYSLGNTYTLLHEFNTAIEYHNRHLAIAQELGDRIGEARACWSLGNAHSAIGGHERALRYAEQHLQLAKELHDPVGESTARVNISDLRKLLGLPESEPSPTEEEARSSASDHSASGHQSDGSENSQGRMVRVRRQSMEQLDLIKITPDGKRMQEEKRRALATGKAKDDDFFEMLSRSQSKRMDDQRCSIKVMPAGAPAVATGATRKPLVQQNSLFVDPTNLPGLKSPSSANAVPIGHGPLARSATTTQQPDDDFLDMLMRCQGSRLEEQRSELPRPNVTMDAEAEAPPRPVPEAAVAGAARGQTGRGATVPDEDFFSLIMKVQSGRMEDQRASIPFRNANNNNNSRSNNNGSAGGAGK, translated from the exons ATGTCCTCGCTGTCCGCATCGGCGGAGAATGTGTCCAGCCTGGGCCTGGGCACGGGTGGGGCCAACTCCCACGACGGCAACTCGCAGCAGGGCTCCGGATCCGACGGCGGATCCAGCATGTGCCTGGAGCTGGCGCTCGAGGGCGAACGGCTGTGCAAGGCGGGCGATTGCCGGGCGGGCGTGGCCTTCTTCCAGGCGGCCATTCAGGCCGGAACCGAGGACCTCCGCACTCTGTCCGCCATTTACTCGCAGCTGGGCAACGCCTACTTCTACCTGGGCGACTACAACAAGGCGATGCAGTACCACAAGCACGATCTCACGCTGGCCAAGAGCATGAACGACCGCCTGGGCGAGGCCAAGTCATCGGGGAACCTGGGCAACACCCTGAAGGTCATGGGCCGCTTCGACGAGGCGGCCATCTGTTGTGAACGCCATCTGACCCTGGCCCGGCAGCTGGGCGATCGCCTGTCCGAGGGTCGGGCCCTCTACAACCTGGGCAACGTGTACCATGCCAAGGGCAAGCATTTGGGTCAGCGAAACCCCGGGAAGTTCGGCGACGACGTCAAGGAGGCTCTCACCCGTGCCGTGGAGTTCTACCAGGAGAACCTGAAGCTCATGCGGGACCTGGGCGATCGTGGTGCCCAGGGACGGGCGTGTGGCAATCTGGGCAACACCTACTATCTGCTGGGAGACTTTCAGGCGGCCATTGAGCATCACCAGGAGCGACTGCGCATTGCCAGGGAGTTCGGCGACCGGGCTGCCGAGCGCAGGGCCAACAGTAATCTGGGCAACTCGCACATCTTTCTGGGCCAATTCGAGGATGCCGCCGAGCACTACAAACGCACCCTGACCCTGGCCGTGGAGCTGGGCGAACGGGAGGTGGAGGCCCAGAGCTGCTACAGCCTGGGCAACACGTACACGCTGCTGCACGAGTTCAACACTGCCATCGAGTACCACAATCGGCACCTGGCCATTGCCCAGGAGCTGGGCGACCGGATTGGCGAGGCCAGGGCCTGCTGGTCGCTGGGCAACGCCCACTCCGCCATCGGCGGACACGAGCGCGCTCTGCGCTATGCGGAGCAGCACCTGCAGCTGGCCAAGGAGCTGCACGATCCCGTGGGCGAGAGCACGGCCAGGGTGAACATCTCGGATCTGCGGAAGCTGCTGGGATTGCCCGAGTCGGAGCCATCGCCCACCGAGGAGGAGGCACGATCCTCCGCATCGGATCACTCGGCCAGTGGACACCAGTCGGACGGATCGGAGAACTCGCAGGGAAGGATG GTGCGCGTTCGTCGCCAGAGCATGGAGCAGCTGGACCTGATCAAGATCACGCCGGACGGCAAGCGCATGCAGGAGGAGAAGCGTCGCGCGTTGGCCACCGGAAAAGCCAAAGATGACGACTTCTTCGAGATGCTGTCGCGGTCGCAGTCAAAGCGCATGGACGACCAGCGCTGCTCGATCAAGGTGATGCCCGCCGGCGCTCCGGCGGTGGCCACTGGTGCCACCCGCAAGCCGCTGGTGCAGCAGAACTCGCTGTTCGTGGATCCCACCAATCTGCCTGGCCTGAAATCGCCCTCGTCGGCCAATGCGGTGCCCATCGGTCATGGGCCGCTGGCCAGGAGTGCCACCACCACGCAGCAGCCGGACGACGACTTCCTGGACATGCTGATGCGCTGCCAGGGCTCGCGGCTGGAGGAGCAGCGGTCCGAGCTGCCGCGACCCAATGTCACCATGGATGCGGAGGCGGAGGCACCACCGCGACCAGTGCCAGAGGCAGCTGTGGCCGGGGCGGCACGCGGACAGACGGGACGCGGAGCCACCGTGCCCGATGAGGACTTCTTCTCGCTGATCATGAAGGTGCAGAGCGGTCGCATGGAGGATCAGCGCGCATCGATTCCGTTCCGCaatgccaacaacaacaataacagtcggagcaacaacaatggctcGGCTGGCGGAGCTGGAAAGTAG
- the LOC128252527 gene encoding serine/threonine-protein phosphatase 2A 56 kDa regulatory subunit epsilon isoform: protein MSSGTFVDRIDPFAKRSLKKKGKKSQGSSRYRNSQDVELQQLPPLKADCSSLEQEELFIRKLRQCCVSFDFMDPVTDLKGKEIKRAALNDLSTYITHGRGVLTEPVYPEIIRMISCNLFRTLPPSENPDFDPEEDDPTLEASWPHLQLVYEVFLRFLESQDFQATIGKRVIDQKFVLQLLELFDSEDPRERDFLKTVLHRIYGKFLGLRAFIRKQINNIFLRFIYETEHFNGVGELLEILGSIINGFALPLKAEHKQFLVKVLLPLHKVKCLSLYHAQLAYCIVQFLEKDPFLTEPVVRGLLKFWPKTCSQKEVMFLGEIEEILDVIDPPQFVKIQEPLFRQIAKCVSSPHFQVAERALYLWNNEYAMSLIEENNAVIMPIMFPALYRISKEHWNQTIVALVYNVLKTFMEMNSKLFDELTSSYKAERQKEKKRERDREELWKKLHELESNRSSGRTAGGSATTSNSAAPAASTSLQPPSTAGLNSHQQQSNSSSSGSLSSGGAGVDNNPATTNAKIKQDKADN from the exons ATGTCATCGGGCACGTTTGTGGATCGAATCGACCCGTTCGCCAAACGTTCGCTCAAGAAGAAGGGTAAAAAGAGTCAAGGTTCCTCGCGCTACAGAAATTCTCAGGATGTTGAGCTGCAGCAATTGCCGCCGTTAAAAG CCGATTGCTCCAGTCTAGAACAGGAGGAGCTGTTTATACGGAAGCTGCGCCAGTGTTGCGTGTCCTTTGACTTTATGGATCCCGTCACGGATTTGAAGGGCAAGGAAATCAAGCGGGCCGCACTCAATGACCTTTCCACCTATATAACACATGGGCGCGGTGTGCTTACGGAACCGGTTTACCCGGAAATAATACGCATG ATTTCATGCAACCTATTTCGCACGTTGCCGCCCAGTGAGAATCCCGATTTCGATCCCGAGGAGGACGATCCAACATTGGAGGCTTCCTGGCCACACCTGCAGCTGGTGTACGAGGTCTTCTTGCGGTTCCTGGAGTCGCAGGACTTCCAAGCGACCATCGGCAAACGTGTGATCGATCAAAAATTCGTCTTGCAG CTGTTGGAACTGTTCGATTCGGAGGATCCACGGGAGCGTGACTTTCTGAAGACGGTATTGCATCGCATCTACGGAAAATTCTTGGGACTGCGAGCTTTTATTCGAAAACAGATCAACAACATATTCTTGCGATTTATCTACGAGACGGAGCACTTTAATGGAGTCGGTGAGCTTTTGGAAATACTGGGCAG TATCATCAATGGATTCGCCTTGCCTCTGAAGGCCGAACACAAGCAGTTTCTGGTTAAGGTCCTATTGCCGCTGCACAAAGTCAAATGCCTGTCGCTCTACCACGCTCAGCTGGCGTATTGCATTGTACAATTCCTAGAGAAGGATCCATTCCTTACCGAACCGGTGGTGCGCGGCCTGTTGAAGTTCTGGCCCAAGACGTGTTCCCAGAAGGAGGTCATGTTCCTGGGCGAGATTGAGGAGATCCTCGACGTGATCGATCCGCCGCAGTTTGTCAAGATCCAGGAGCCGTTGTTCCGCCAGATTGCCAAATGCGTGTCGAGTCCACATTTTCAG GTTGCTGAGCGAGCTCTTTATCTGTGGAACAATGAGTACGCCATGTCGCTGATCGAGGAAAACAATGCGGTCATTATGCCCATCATGTTCCCGGCCCTTTACCGCATCAGCAAGGAGCACTGGAATCAAACCATCGTGGCGCTCGTCTACAATGTATTGAAGACGTTCATGGAGATGAATTCGAAGCTGTTCGACGAGCTGACCTCCAGTTACAAGGCGGAGCGGCAAAA GGAGAAGAAACGTGAGCGTGACCGCGAGGAGCTGTGGAAAAAACTGCACGAACTCGAATCCAATCGTTCTAGTGGGCGCACCGCCGGCGGCAGCGCTACGACATCGAACAGCGCAGCTCCCGCGGCGTCAACGTCCCTGCAGCCACCCAGCACCGCTGGCCTGAACTCTCATCAGCAGCAGTCgaatagcagcagcagcggtagCCTGTCCAGCGGCGGTGCCGGCGTCGACAATAATCCTGCGACCACAAATGCGAAAATCAAACAGGATAAGGCGGACAACTAA
- the LOC128252529 gene encoding solute carrier family 25 member 45, whose amino-acid sequence MKWENYCDFVAGCFGGACGVLVAHPLDTIKVWQQASNSSVVAAIQQIYSRNNGVNGFYRGMFFPFISTGAINSLLFGIYGNHLRQLRKVCHSDYQREQLEYHNMFLAGSVAGFVQSFIACPMELIKVRLQTATYYNDYLYGQRRTAYGTFKRILKTDGISGLYRGLLPMMCRDVLPYGIYMLAYRQGVDYMDRRDFVRRRRSQSDGSSVNLLVTTLAGAWAGVISWVCVIPFDVVKTLMQADENHKYRGIFHCVRVQYRAYGWRSIFRGSWMLVARAVPFNAATFLGYEYALEWCQRWNGSYV is encoded by the exons ATGAAGTGGGAGAACTATTGCGACTTTGTGGCCGGGTGTTTTGGCG GTGCTTGCGGGGTGCTGGTGGCCCATCCACTCGACACAATCAAAGTATGGCAACAGGCTTCTAATTCCTCCGTTGTGGCAGCCATTCAACAGATCTATAGCCGCAACAATGGG GTGAATGGCTTCTACAGGGGCATGTTCTTTCCCTTCATCTCGACCGGAGCGATCAACTCGCTGCTCTTCGGCATCTATGGCAACCACCTGCGGCAGCTGAGGAAGGTGTGCCACAGTGATTACCAGCGGGAGCAGCTGGAGTACCACAATATGTTCCTGGCGGGATCGGTGGCCGGATTCGTGCAGTCCTTCATCGCCTGCCCCATGGAGCTGATCAAAGTGCGCCTGCAGACAGCAACAT ATTACAACGACTACCTCTATGGCCAGCGACGGACTGCCTATGGTACTTTTAAAAGGATACTCAAGACTGATGGGATCTCCGGACTTTATCGCGGCCTTTTGCCCATGATGTGCCG CGATGTCCTGCCTTATGGAATCTATATGCTGGCCTATCGCCAGGGCGTTGACTATATGGACAGGCGGGATTTTGTGCGCCGGAGACGTAGTCAGTCGGACGGATCGAGTGTAAACCTGCTGGTGACAACATTGGCCGGCGCTTGGGCGGGAGTCATCTCGTGGGTGTGTGTCATTCCGTTTGACGTGGTCAAGACGCTGATGCAGGCGGACGAGAACCACAAGTACCGGGGCATCTTCCACTGCGTGAGGGTGCAGTACAGGGCCTATGGCTGGAGGAGCATCTTCCGGGGCAGCTGGATGCTGGTGGCACGGGCGGTTCCCTTTAATGCCGCCACCTTTCTGGGATACGAGTACGCCTTGGAGTGGTGCCAGCGATGGAACGGTTCCTATGTGTGA
- the LOC128252528 gene encoding spaetzle-processing enzyme-like, with amino-acid sequence MLNGRRFQESAWDLDRIKIILSDRMLMIARFTISPSLAAGIKKKALLDLILVDSQMFVGLKVFTSMLLPIILLAHLASSASQDCKTDEKCIRMDKCPLMVKPEYTMRTIRHRHCRPDIKTIESYYHEYICCPGQGNVLPNEEICGQRPPTNRVMNGKQAELNEFPWMALILYQNRITLKPKPKIICAGSLINHRYVLTAAHCVSIGYFPPDAEVKAVRLGEHDRSSDPDYIKLLNGKWHWAPPHLEVDVEEIIKHEYFNSNFQNDIALLRLQLPVRYTKAIAPICILGGQITPNAYKRYILEIAGWGKAEKHTPSQVLRKSSIMEVTEDKCPTHFKISLEFQVCAGGQFGRDTCVGDSGGPLMATMGKSLAEFVYLLGITSYGYIKCGQLNHSSVYTKTESYFYWIQQNLRP; translated from the exons ATGCTAAACGGTAGACGCTTCCAAGAAAGTGCATGGGATCTCGATCGAATTAAGATAATATTATCAGATCGAATGCTTATGATCGCCAGATTCACAATCTCGCCATCATTGGCAGcgggtataaaaaagaaagcgTTGCTAGATCTAATCCTAGTTGATAGCCAGATGTTTGTCGGACTGAAGGTGTTTACTTCGATGCTGCTGCCGATTATTTTGCTGGCACACTTGGCTAGTTCTG CTTCTCAAGACTGTAAGACCGATGAGAAATGCATCAGAATGGATAAGTGTCCCCTCATGGTCAAACCGGAGTACACGATGCGAACAATCAGACACAGGCATTGCCGCCCCGATATAAAAACGATTGAGAGCTATTACCACGAATATATCTGCTGTCCAGGACAAGGTAACGTGCTGCCAAATGAGGAGATCTGTGGACAAAGGCCTCCCACTAATCGGGTTATGAATGGCAAACAAGCTGAGCTGAACGAGTTCCCCTGGATGGCCCTGATTCTATACCAGAATCGTATAACTTTAAAGCCGAAACCGAAAATCATTTGTGCGGGATCCCTGATCAATCACCGCTATGTCCTGACCGCAGCACACTGCGTGAGCATCGGGTATTTCCCTCCGGATGCTGAGGTCAAGGCAGTTCGCTTGGGCGAGCATGACCGATCCTCCGATCCAGACTACATCAAGCTGTTGAATGGGAAGTGGCACTGGGCTCCTCCGCATCTGGAAGTCGACGTGGAGGAGATTATCAAACATGAGTATTTTAACAGTAACTTTCAAAACGACATCGCCCTGCTGAGACTCCAACTGCCAGTACG ctATACCAAAGCAATCGCTCCCATTTGTATTCTGGGAGGTCAAATCACGCCGAATGCCTACAAAAGATACATATTGGAAATAGCTGGTTGGGGCAAAGCGGAAAAGCACACACCCAGCCAAGTCTTGCGAAAGTCGTCTATCATGGAAGTGACCGAAGATAAGTGCCCAACTCATTTTAAAATCTCGCTGGAGTTCCAAGTCTGTGCTGGTGGTCAGTTCGGAAGGGACACCTGTGTGGGCGACTCCGGCGGTCCGTTGATGGCCACCATGGGAAAAAGCTTAGCAGAATTCGTCTATTTACTTGGTATCACCTCCTACGGATATATAAAGTGCGGACAGCTTAACCATTCAAGTGTATACACCAAAACGGAATCTTATTTCTATTGGATACAGCAGAATTTGAGGccttaa